TCTTCTCGAAGTTGCCCAGCAATTTGGTTACTTTATCGTTCGAAGCCTTCAGGTTTGCCGTAATAGATTCCACATTGTTCATAATGCGGCTCAATTTCACTTTTTCAGTAGCTACCAAACCTTCCACATCGTTTGCAATGTTCCCGAATTTCTTGAAGGTGAATTTCAATTCCACCAAAGATTCCCGAATCTCCGAAGTAGCCGTTGTATCCCAGAAACCTTTCAGGGAAGTAATCGTCTTATCCACATTTACGACCAAAGCGGAAACTTTTTGAAGTACCGGGTTCGCATAGGATTTCAACTGTCCGAACATATCCAGCTGCACATGTCCCTGGATCCGGTCTTTCTCCGTATAATATCCTTTGGAAAGATCATCTCCCATAAAAATGAGCAAGCCTTTGTTCAATAAATCCACCGAACCTGTTTCGATAACGGATGATCTCGGAATTTTCAGATCGTCATCCTGGATGGTGAATACCATTTTAACTTTTTTCGTGGAATCTCCCTGAGGGTTGTAATCAACCGAGATCACTTTCCCAACAACAACGCCGTTAACATAAACCGAAGTGGATGCACTCAAACCTCCTGCATTCGGGAAATAAGCAGTATATTTTTGGTCTCCTCCAAAAAATGAATAGCCTTTCAAAAAATTAATACCGGTGACAAGCAAGCCGATTGCAGCGATAGCAATAAGACCTGCCTTAACTTCTTTTTTGATCTTCAAAACTTTTATTTTTCTGCTAATTTAATAGCTTTTTCCAAACTAATACGCTCTCCATTTTGAAAAGCGACCACAAAAGCGTTCGGAAATTCTTTTTGTCTCAGTTCGTTCTTGTAAGTATTCGCAGCATTGAAGTCGTCTATAAATTCTCCGATGGTGTATTTATATAATTTATCCTGCTGATACTCAAACACTTCGTGTTTTTTGAAGCGGCTGGAATTGGAGGCGATTTTTGTTTCCGAAGTTTCGATTTGCACCCGGAAAACAACCTTATCTTTCAGGTCATTTTTTTCAACAGCCGGTTTGTCCGCAACTTCATCCTGCGCACCTCGCGTTTTATAATCGACACCTTCCAATCCGGCTTTGTACTTCTCAAATGCAATGAACATAGACCCCGCCATTTTCTTCTGCCCTTCTTCATCCGCCAGAAACTTCTCTTCGTCTTTGTTGGTCAGGAACCCGGTTTCGATCAGTACGCTCGGCATGGTAGTTTTGTAAAGCACCAGGAATCCTGCCTGCTTCACGCCACGGTTGTAACGCCCGATTGCCTTAAATTCATCCTGTAATTTTCCTGCAAAAATGATCGATTGGTCCAGGAAAACCGACAATTGCAGCTGACGCGCAATGATGGCATCCGGAGACATGTCGAAATCCTTGTATTTTTCTCCTTTATCCGCTTCCAGGTAAATGGTGCTGTTCTCACGGTCCGCAATTTTTGCCTGCGCATCTGTTTTGTGCAATCCCAACACGTATGTTTCCGTTCCGTAAGCAGTCGGTGAAGCCGAATTGGCGTGGATACAAATAAACAGGTCCGCGTTGGCTTTATTGGCAATTTTAGCGCGGTCGTCCAGTTCTACAAACACATCTTTATCGCGTGTGAAAACCACTTTGATTTCCGGGTAAGCCTCTTTGATTTTGCGGCCCAATTCCAGCGCCATAGCCAAACACACGGTTTTCTCGTGTGCCGAAGAACCATGACAACCGGGATCTTTTCCCCCGTGACCTGCATCAATCACAATGGTTTTAATGGTTCCAGGTTGCTTGCTGTGAATACGCTGCTCCTTTTTTTGAAAGCCAAAAAGCATGATAAACGGAACAGCTATCGCGATCTTACCTGTCCCGGCCATGCGGGATCTCATCCATTTCAAACTGTTTTCTAATCGGTTCATATTGCGTTATATCGTTTCCGGGATAAAAATACTGCCCTTTATCAAGCAATCTTCAGACCAAAACGGAAACTTATCTATAATTAAATGTTGAAAAAACCGTTACAAGCCGACGAGTGCCATTTCTGGCGCGGCTTTTGTAGAAAGTGCACTTTTTAACTAAAGTTTTTAAGCACTGCCAAAGCTTTATACGCGAATGCGCCAAAAATTTACGCATTCGTGGTAATTAATAAGAGTATCAAATTTCCGGATGTTGAGGAATATAAACAACCAGTTGCGGACAATCGGTTTTTGAAATTGAATCAAAACCACTGGGATTTTCGTAGCTTTGCAACCGTTAATACAAGCATTGAAAACAAAAAAAGGCGCTTTCCTTATTTTTTCTGCTGCAATCAGAACCATATTCTGCTTGCTGTTTTGTATTTCATCCTCTTTTGCATTCGGTCAGCCGGCTGATACAACCCGTTCTGACAGTACCAAGGTGCGCAAAGTATATATCAACGACACGGATTTCAAATCCATCATTACCTATTCTGCACGGGATTCCATTTATTCCGACTTAAAAAAGAAGCAGGTTCATTTGTATGGTGAAGCCAAGCTGAATTATGAAGGAATTGACATGTCGGCGGAATATTTACTGATCGACCTGAACAAGAACGAAGTCATGGCGACCTATGTGGTAGATTCTCTGGGACGAAAAATCGGGAAACCTTTGTTTATCGACAACGGCGACACCTTAAAGGCCGCTTCTATCCGCTATAATTTTGAAACGGAAAAAGGCTATATCCAGGAAGCCGCCATCAAGCAGGACGAATATTACCTGACCATGGAGAAGGCAAAACGCCAGCCGAATGAAGATGTGCATTTTGTTCACGGGAAGTTTACTACCTGTAACCTGGAAGAACCGCATTATCATTTCGCGCTTTCCAAAGCAGTGATGATCCCGGATAAACGCATTGTTTCCGGACCGATCAATTTATGGGTCATGGGGGTTCCTACTCCGCTCGGGCTTCCGTTTGCGATGATCCCGCTGAAAAAGAAAAAAGAACGGCAAAGTGGTTTCATCATGCCGCAATACTCGCTCATTTCCGCTTACGGAATGGGATTCCTGGATTTGGGTTACTACATCCCGATTTCCGAGCGTTTCCAGACTATCGCCTATGCTACCGGGTATACACGCGGAAGTTTTGGTTTCAGAAATTACTCCGAATACGCTACCCGCTACAAATACAACGGGAATTTCGATGTCGGTTATACCCGATTCAGATACGGCTACCCGGATTCAACGGTATTCAGCACCACCACCATTCGCTGGACACACAACCAGGACCCGAAACTGAACCCGAACTGGTCGTTTACGGCAAACGTGAACTACAACTCCAACTCGACCAACAAGCAAACCCTGAATACGCAAAACAATCCGCAGTATTTCAACAATACCCTGAACTCGGATATCCGTTTGGGGAAACGCTTCGGGTCATTACCGATTTCTGCCGATCTGAAACTGAGCCTGAGACAAAACTCCGCAACCAAGATCATTGACCTCACCTCTCCTATTTTCAATTTCCAGACCACCAACCGGATATTCCCGTTCAAGAAAGTCAATAAACTCGTCGGGATCAGCTACTCCAACGAGTTCCAGAACAGGTCTTCCTTCAAGGATACTTATCTGAAAAACGGGCGCTTCGACAGCATCGGTCAGAATTTCCGAAATGGGCTCACCCAGAACTTCAATGCACAAGCCACTTTCAGCATCCTGAAAAACACCATCCGGATTACGCCTTCCGCAACCTACAGGCAGATTTACAACTTCCAGTCTGTGGTAAAAACCGTTGTGGACACCAGTAATTATGCAGACGCCGTGTTGGTTGACACCATCGGAACAGGCGGGTTCAGTCATTCCTTCAATTCAAGCGTTTCATTGACTTCCAACCTGTATTCCTATTACCGGTTTGTGGGGAAACGGAAAACTTTGCTCCGTCACGTCATGACACCGACCGTATCGTTTAATTACGCACCGGTAATCCAACAGGGAATTCAAAGCTATATAGATACCATCAACGGTGTTGCGACGGAAGTCAAATACAGCAAATACGAACGAAGCTTATACGGTGAAAGCGTGACCCAATCTTCCGGGAGAATTATTTTCGGGTTGAATAACACCTTTGAACTCAAGCAAAAGAGCGAAAAAGACACGGTGACCGGTTTCAAAAAAACACGCCTGATCGACAACTTCTTTTTAAGTACCGATTACGACATTTTCAAAGATTCCATGCGTTGGGGTGATCTGAATATGCGTATGGTCATCAATCCGAACGAGTTCATCAACCTCACCATTACAGCCAATCACAGCTGGTACGGATGGAACGACACCACCGGGATGATCGTAAAAGATTATGCGTTTAAAACCAAGCAGGGAATCGGGCGTATCCGTTCCGCTCAATTTGCAACAACTCTGATCTTAACTACCAAAAGAAGCCGCGATAAGCTGCAAAACATTTCCAACCAGATGTCGAATGTGTGGAACCCGGAATACCAGCAATGGATCCTCAATCCGAACCAAATGGTTTATTTCGAGATTCCGTGGAAATTAACGGTTGACCACATTTTCTCGCTCAATTTGAATTCGGATACTTCGACCTGGCGTGGAAAACGTTATTTGCCAACCAATACCGTAACCATGAGCGGTGATGTCAACCTGACTCCAAACTGGAAAGTCGGGGCACGTATCATGTACGATATCGAGCAGCGCGCAATCAGTAACTTCAATATAAACTTATACCGGAATATTCACTGTTGGAACGTGGTTTTCAACTGGACACCTATCGGAACGAACAAAAGTTTTACAGTCGGAATTCGAGGAAATGCATCCATTTTGCAAAATGCAAACATCAATATCCGTAAACCACCTATTGTTCTCAACTAATTATTCAAAGTAACCGCCTGTTTTCTTTTCAACTAAAAAAAAGTTGTATTTTACGGGAAAAACAAACTACTTTGATTCCGTTACAAATTAACAAACAGCCAAACCCGGCAAAAGGCGATTTGCTTCTTTCAGAACCTTTCCTGATGGACAGTAATTTCTCCCGGGTAGTTATCTTATTGTGCGAACACAACGACGAAGGAAGTTTTGGCTTAATCCTGAACAACACCCTGGAAATTGAAATCAACTCGGTAGTGACTGATTTTCCCGAGGCAAAAATACCCGTAGGTTTTGGCGGGCCGGTAGAACGCAATCAGCTGTTTTACATGCATCAGCACAAAGATATTGAAGGATGCACACAGATCGGTAAAAACCTCTATTTAGGAGGCGATTATCCCGAAATCAAAAAGCGGATTTCCAATGATGAAATGACACCGGAAAACCTGCGTTTCTTTATCGGCTACACCGGCTGGGGCGCAGGACAACTGCAAAATGAGATCGACGATCTGAGCTGGATTGTAATGAAAGCTCCCGACAACCTGGACATTTTCAATGCCTTCGACGATGACCTCTGGCGTGATTTACTAGCACAATTGGGTGGGAAATATAAATTAATGGCTGATTATCCTGTAAATCCGGCTGATAACTAAGTCAGAAAAAGCTTATCTTTGAACTAAGTTCAAAAATTCCGATAGTTCAAATGGGTTCAAAAAGTTTAAAGACTTTAACCATTCAACTTTTTTTGAACTTTTGAACAGTTTCAACTCTTTGATCCATATTTAAGATGAGTGCTCCTTTAGCAGAACGTATGCGTCCCCATGATTTGTCCGAATACATCGGGCAGCGGCATTTGCTGGAGGAAAACGGAGCTTTGAAAAAGGCTATTCAGTCCAAAATCCTCCCCTCCATTATTTTCTGGGGGCCTCCGGGTGTCGGGAAAACAACCCTGGCGCATTTGCTGGCAAAAGAACTGAACCGGCCCTTCTATACGCTTTCGGCTATTTCTTCGGGTGTAAAAGATGTCCGGGAGATTATCCAAAAAGCAGAAAGCCAGGGAATGTTCCAGACCGGCGGGGCCGTTTTGTTCATTGATGAGATCCACCGTTTTTCCAAATCACAGCAGGATTCTCTGCTTGGAGCGGTTGAAAAAGGAACGATTACACTGATAGGTGCAACAACCGAAAATCCGTCGTTTGAAGTCATTTCCGCTTTGCTATCGCGCTGTCAGGTTTATACGCTGGAAAGCCACACGCTGGAAGATTTGCTGGAACTGATCAATCGTGCTATCAAACAGGACGTCATTCTTTCGAAACGCAAGATCGAGTTGCGCGAATACAAATCACTGATTGCCGTTGCCGGAGGCGATGCACGCAAAATGCTGAACCTGCTGGAGATGGTTGTAAATACCTTTTCGCCGAATGAAACGGCAGTTATTACAGATGAATTGGTGAACCAACTGGCGCAACAACGCGTGCGCTACGATAAAGACGGAGAACAGCATTACGATATCATTTCTGCTTTCATCAAATCCATTCGGGGAAGCGATCCGGACGGAGCCGTTTATTGGCTTGCACGCATGATCGAAGGCGGCGAAGATCCGAAATTCATTGCACGCAGACTGCTTATTTCCGCTGCTGAAGATATTGGACTGGCCAATCCAACTGCGCTGATCATGGCAAACAATACGTTCCAGGCAATCCAGGTAATCGGCTGGCCGGAAGCGCGCATCATCCTTTCCCAATGTGCCATTTACCTGGCAACTTCCCCCAAAGGAAACGCTGCTTATCTGGCCATCGATGAAGCCATTGCAACCGTCAAACAAGATCCGAATGCTCCTGTTCCGCTGCATTTGAGAAACGCACCTACCAAGTTGATGAAAGACCTAGGATACGGTGCCGAATATCAATATGCTCACAATTTCCCGGGGAATTTTGTTTTCCAGCAATATTTGCCGGATACTTTGAAAGACCGCACCTTTTTCCATGCCGGAAGCAGTGCACGCGAGCAGGAAATCCACAAACAGTTACAAACGCTTTGGCCCAATAAATTCAAGAAATGAGGTTTCAACCGAATATCATTCATCAGCATCTCCTGCGCAAATTTGCTAATTTGCTAATTTGCCAGTTTGCCAAATGGCAAACCGGGAATTTACTGGGTTTGGAGGGTTTCAAGCTTGGTTTCCCACTACATAACACCAAACTCCGGGCGTCACAAACGCCTTCGCAAATACATTCATGAAATGAGTAAAGTCGCTTACTATTTGTTCGTACTTCCTCTTTCCAAACTTCCCCTTTGGATCACGTATCGTTTTTCCGATCTGTTTTTCCTGTTGCTGATCACTGTTTTTCCTTACCGTAAGAAAGTCATTGAGGGAAACATTGCCCGTTCCTTCCCGCACCTGACGAAGAAGGAACACCGCAGAATCAAACGTTCGTTCTACCGCCATTTTGCCGATATGCTCCTGGAAGGAGTCAAAAACCTGGGAATTTCCGAAAAAGAACTGCGCAAACGGTTTGAGATCAAGAACCCGGAACTCATGGAACAACTTTACGACCAG
The window above is part of the Fluviicola sp. genome. Proteins encoded here:
- a CDS encoding MlaD family protein; its protein translation is MKIKKEVKAGLIAIAAIGLLVTGINFLKGYSFFGGDQKYTAYFPNAGGLSASTSVYVNGVVVGKVISVDYNPQGDSTKKVKMVFTIQDDDLKIPRSSVIETGSVDLLNKGLLIFMGDDLSKGYYTEKDRIQGHVQLDMFGQLKSYANPVLQKVSALVVNVDKTITSLKGFWDTTATSEIRESLVELKFTFKKFGNIANDVEGLVATEKVKLSRIMNNVESITANLKASNDKVTKLLGNFEKISEDLVSADFKKVITNANATIEKLNSTFASIEAGNGTLGKLLKDEKLYNELVQTNKSLQNLVQDLEKHPERYIHFSVFGAKTKGVPITTGDEKKLRNLLDSIPD
- a CDS encoding N-acetylmuramoyl-L-alanine amidase; its protein translation is MNRLENSLKWMRSRMAGTGKIAIAVPFIMLFGFQKKEQRIHSKQPGTIKTIVIDAGHGGKDPGCHGSSAHEKTVCLAMALELGRKIKEAYPEIKVVFTRDKDVFVELDDRAKIANKANADLFICIHANSASPTAYGTETYVLGLHKTDAQAKIADRENSTIYLEADKGEKYKDFDMSPDAIIARQLQLSVFLDQSIIFAGKLQDEFKAIGRYNRGVKQAGFLVLYKTTMPSVLIETGFLTNKDEEKFLADEEGQKKMAGSMFIAFEKYKAGLEGVDYKTRGAQDEVADKPAVEKNDLKDKVVFRVQIETSETKIASNSSRFKKHEVFEYQQDKLYKYTIGEFIDDFNAANTYKNELRQKEFPNAFVVAFQNGERISLEKAIKLAEK
- a CDS encoding putative LPS assembly protein LptD; protein product: MKTKKGAFLIFSAAIRTIFCLLFCISSSFAFGQPADTTRSDSTKVRKVYINDTDFKSIITYSARDSIYSDLKKKQVHLYGEAKLNYEGIDMSAEYLLIDLNKNEVMATYVVDSLGRKIGKPLFIDNGDTLKAASIRYNFETEKGYIQEAAIKQDEYYLTMEKAKRQPNEDVHFVHGKFTTCNLEEPHYHFALSKAVMIPDKRIVSGPINLWVMGVPTPLGLPFAMIPLKKKKERQSGFIMPQYSLISAYGMGFLDLGYYIPISERFQTIAYATGYTRGSFGFRNYSEYATRYKYNGNFDVGYTRFRYGYPDSTVFSTTTIRWTHNQDPKLNPNWSFTANVNYNSNSTNKQTLNTQNNPQYFNNTLNSDIRLGKRFGSLPISADLKLSLRQNSATKIIDLTSPIFNFQTTNRIFPFKKVNKLVGISYSNEFQNRSSFKDTYLKNGRFDSIGQNFRNGLTQNFNAQATFSILKNTIRITPSATYRQIYNFQSVVKTVVDTSNYADAVLVDTIGTGGFSHSFNSSVSLTSNLYSYYRFVGKRKTLLRHVMTPTVSFNYAPVIQQGIQSYIDTINGVATEVKYSKYERSLYGESVTQSSGRIIFGLNNTFELKQKSEKDTVTGFKKTRLIDNFFLSTDYDIFKDSMRWGDLNMRMVINPNEFINLTITANHSWYGWNDTTGMIVKDYAFKTKQGIGRIRSAQFATTLILTTKRSRDKLQNISNQMSNVWNPEYQQWILNPNQMVYFEIPWKLTVDHIFSLNLNSDTSTWRGKRYLPTNTVTMSGDVNLTPNWKVGARIMYDIEQRAISNFNINLYRNIHCWNVVFNWTPIGTNKSFTVGIRGNASILQNANINIRKPPIVLN
- a CDS encoding YqgE/AlgH family protein, with amino-acid sequence MIPLQINKQPNPAKGDLLLSEPFLMDSNFSRVVILLCEHNDEGSFGLILNNTLEIEINSVVTDFPEAKIPVGFGGPVERNQLFYMHQHKDIEGCTQIGKNLYLGGDYPEIKKRISNDEMTPENLRFFIGYTGWGAGQLQNEIDDLSWIVMKAPDNLDIFNAFDDDLWRDLLAQLGGKYKLMADYPVNPADN
- a CDS encoding replication-associated recombination protein A, with product MSAPLAERMRPHDLSEYIGQRHLLEENGALKKAIQSKILPSIIFWGPPGVGKTTLAHLLAKELNRPFYTLSAISSGVKDVREIIQKAESQGMFQTGGAVLFIDEIHRFSKSQQDSLLGAVEKGTITLIGATTENPSFEVISALLSRCQVYTLESHTLEDLLELINRAIKQDVILSKRKIELREYKSLIAVAGGDARKMLNLLEMVVNTFSPNETAVITDELVNQLAQQRVRYDKDGEQHYDIISAFIKSIRGSDPDGAVYWLARMIEGGEDPKFIARRLLISAAEDIGLANPTALIMANNTFQAIQVIGWPEARIILSQCAIYLATSPKGNAAYLAIDEAIATVKQDPNAPVPLHLRNAPTKLMKDLGYGAEYQYAHNFPGNFVFQQYLPDTLKDRTFFHAGSSAREQEIHKQLQTLWPNKFKK